One Lucilia cuprina isolate Lc7/37 chromosome 4, ASM2204524v1, whole genome shotgun sequence DNA segment encodes these proteins:
- the LOC111681304 gene encoding eclosion hormone, translated as MFSSKTVVIAFAVIAISCCLIEVSQALPSIGHFGKRFDTMSGIDFIQVCLNNCAQCKKMFGDYFQGQTCGESCLKFKGKAIPDCEDINSIAPFINTFE; from the exons ATGTTCTCCTCAAAAACTGTAGTCATTGCTTTCGCTGTCATTGCCATCAGCTGTTGTCTAATTGAAGTCAGTCAGGCCTTACCTTCTATTGGACATTTCGGCAAACGTTTTG ACACCATGTCCGGCATTGATTTCATACAAGTCTGTTTGAACAACTGTGCCCAATGTAAGAAAATGTTTGGCGATTACTTCCAAGGTCAAACCTGTGGTGAATCCTGTCTGAAATTCAAAGGCAAAGCTATACCCGATTGTGAAGATATTAACTCCATTGCTCCTTTCATAAATACTTTTGAATAA